From the Oleiphilus messinensis genome, one window contains:
- a CDS encoding phosphate ABC transporter ATP-binding protein: MTLQTFVNQTVTQPVQRALARMQSGRTTSSVMASRFTGNTADAPMPGQVKIENLSVYYQHHAGIRNAWLAANPGEVVALVGPSGCGKSSLLASVNRMTDHIPGCRVEGHIEINGENILAGGYSLDALRQSVGMVFQQPNPFPLSIAENLDFPLQDHGVRRGSERQARIQFALEQAGLWSEVSHRLNARALSLSGGQQQRLCIARALVLQPQVLLLDEPCSALDPISTERIEQLILELKNNMTIIMVTHNLAQARRIADRVVVCWTQEGAGCVVESGPTEQIFTRPEHPVTQAYCQGRAG, from the coding sequence ATGACATTGCAAACATTCGTTAACCAGACAGTGACTCAACCGGTACAGCGAGCGCTAGCGCGTATGCAAAGTGGAAGAACGACTTCCTCCGTGATGGCGAGCCGATTTACAGGAAACACGGCGGATGCGCCCATGCCGGGTCAGGTCAAGATCGAAAATCTCAGTGTCTATTACCAACATCACGCAGGTATCAGGAATGCCTGGCTTGCGGCTAATCCCGGCGAAGTGGTCGCCCTTGTCGGTCCTTCGGGGTGTGGTAAAAGCAGCTTGCTGGCCAGTGTTAACCGCATGACCGACCATATCCCGGGATGTCGTGTAGAAGGACATATCGAGATCAATGGCGAAAATATTCTGGCGGGTGGATATTCCCTTGATGCTCTTCGGCAGTCTGTGGGGATGGTTTTTCAGCAACCGAATCCCTTCCCGTTATCCATCGCCGAGAACCTCGATTTCCCACTTCAGGACCACGGTGTGCGCAGAGGATCAGAGCGACAGGCTCGTATTCAGTTTGCACTCGAACAAGCGGGTCTATGGTCTGAAGTCAGCCATCGCCTCAATGCTCGCGCTTTGAGTTTGTCTGGTGGACAGCAGCAACGGCTGTGCATTGCCCGTGCGCTTGTTCTGCAACCTCAGGTATTATTACTCGATGAGCCTTGTAGTGCGTTAGACCCCATATCCACCGAGCGCATCGAACAGTTGATTCTTGAATTGAAAAACAACATGACCATTATTATGGTCACCCATAATCTTGCACAGGCCCGCCGCATCGCGGATCGTGTTGTGGTGTGCTGGACCCAAGAGGGGGCCGGGTGTGTCGTTGAATCGGGCCCGACCGAGCAAATTTTTACTCGACCGGAGCACCCGGTGACTCAGGCGTATTGTCAGGGGCGTGCGGGTTAG
- a CDS encoding SRPBCC family protein: MMMHQIYHSLIMLSLSCISITGCSMNKTLPPNTIWELEQIDEAGSPFNWRIYSRTHADVAVKEFKIIGEVPYAPMEAINILREQTENSTAYLPEDQGYIKVIKSRSDMLQIYSVFYMPLFFKSRAMCEHFAIQQDPTSGMAKITWHSDWSLCPDSRRDTIQMTLAEGSWRFEPISVKHSKAIYTVHADLGGAIPAFLNDLLIKSGLPNEFEKLGRKPLHGTSKGL, from the coding sequence ATGATGATGCATCAAATTTACCACTCGCTGATCATGTTAAGTCTGAGCTGTATCTCAATTACCGGCTGTAGCATGAATAAAACTTTGCCGCCGAACACGATCTGGGAGCTCGAACAAATAGACGAAGCAGGCTCCCCTTTTAACTGGAGGATCTACTCCCGCACCCATGCCGATGTCGCGGTTAAGGAATTCAAAATAATCGGAGAAGTCCCCTATGCCCCAATGGAAGCCATAAACATTCTGCGAGAGCAAACCGAGAACAGCACAGCATATTTGCCCGAAGACCAAGGCTACATCAAAGTAATAAAAAGCCGTTCCGACATGTTACAAATATACTCCGTTTTCTATATGCCCCTGTTTTTTAAAAGCCGTGCAATGTGCGAGCACTTTGCCATACAGCAAGACCCTACCAGCGGGATGGCTAAAATCACCTGGCACTCTGATTGGAGCCTGTGCCCGGACAGCAGAAGAGATACCATTCAAATGACTCTGGCAGAGGGATCTTGGCGTTTCGAACCGATAAGTGTAAAACACAGCAAAGCGATCTATACCGTGCATGCCGATCTGGGGGGAGCGATTCCGGCTTTCCTGAATGATTTACTGATCAAATCCGGGTTGCCCAATGAGTTTGAAAAACTGGGCCGAAAACCGTTGCATGGCACATCCAAAGGCCTCTAA
- a CDS encoding AraC family transcriptional regulator yields MDRFFKAISYIEQHLDKTLTLAEVASAAHYSPYHFSRKFKALTGDNVTEYVRKRRLTVAADRLLHDDQITLLNLALSIGFEGQESFTKAFKNMFLTTPGQYRKQKTPTRLLQRNPFCDQEFLHLSSCIDMQPDIITRESMLIVGRPHHFVDKDLSLKTVWSGFKPEMAGIPNRIGKLGFGIYEAYYESGAEVGFTYWCAVPVSSASDIPAGFESRIIPEQTYAVFMHRGPLPSLHETLKYIWGSWLPKSKYQYHCSPELEIYPENYDGTRVDAELKLYIPIKHHDK; encoded by the coding sequence GTGGACAGATTTTTTAAAGCGATTAGCTACATCGAACAACATCTGGATAAAACACTGACTTTAGCAGAGGTTGCTTCCGCCGCTCACTATTCTCCTTACCATTTCAGTCGGAAATTCAAGGCCCTTACTGGAGACAATGTAACGGAATACGTCCGAAAACGCAGACTAACTGTCGCGGCGGATCGACTGTTGCACGACGACCAGATCACGCTGCTGAATCTTGCATTAAGCATCGGGTTTGAGGGACAGGAATCCTTTACCAAAGCGTTCAAGAATATGTTCCTGACCACACCAGGACAATATCGTAAACAAAAAACACCAACACGATTGCTGCAACGCAACCCTTTCTGTGACCAGGAGTTTCTCCATCTCTCATCATGCATTGACATGCAACCTGATATTATCACACGGGAATCGATGTTAATCGTCGGTAGGCCACATCACTTTGTGGATAAGGATTTGAGCTTGAAAACGGTCTGGTCAGGATTTAAACCGGAAATGGCGGGCATACCGAACCGAATCGGTAAACTGGGTTTCGGGATATACGAAGCTTATTATGAATCCGGCGCGGAAGTGGGTTTTACCTATTGGTGTGCGGTTCCCGTGAGCTCTGCATCTGACATTCCGGCGGGTTTTGAATCAAGAATCATACCTGAGCAAACTTATGCTGTTTTCATGCACCGGGGCCCCCTGCCTTCTCTCCACGAAACACTGAAATATATTTGGGGCAGCTGGTTACCCAAATCCAAATATCAATATCACTGTTCACCAGAGCTTGAGATTTACCCGGAAAATTACGATGGCACACGGGTTGATGCGGAGTTGAAGCTTTATATTCCGATAAAACACCACGACAAGTAG
- a CDS encoding SRPBCC family protein, translating into MHHLKTLLFICALAVLNGCASVDFPTNFTETDRVYDDLNVNALTNAPQYAISVAQLNAPPEAVFEVVADHENLRDWVPMIDHLVEVDHSQSLPPGRPGVGTVRICDFAGDILTEDILYWKEGVGYAYSVRDHEDLAVTKHLGVIWVEPDQRGGSYISWRQFFEKKPGSIKAHMMPVMMSYVMDSALDNLVDKWGGEVQ; encoded by the coding sequence ATGCATCACCTGAAAACATTACTATTCATCTGCGCGCTTGCTGTATTAAACGGCTGTGCAAGTGTGGATTTTCCCACAAACTTTACGGAAACGGATCGGGTATATGATGACCTGAATGTCAACGCGCTAACGAATGCGCCCCAATATGCGATCAGCGTCGCTCAATTGAATGCACCACCAGAGGCCGTATTTGAAGTGGTAGCGGATCATGAAAACTTGCGGGACTGGGTGCCAATGATCGATCACTTGGTCGAAGTCGACCATAGCCAATCACTCCCCCCTGGCAGACCCGGTGTGGGTACCGTTAGAATCTGTGATTTCGCGGGAGACATCCTCACAGAAGATATACTGTACTGGAAAGAAGGTGTTGGCTACGCGTATAGTGTGCGAGACCATGAGGATTTAGCCGTGACCAAACATCTTGGTGTAATTTGGGTTGAACCGGATCAACGCGGTGGATCGTACATTTCTTGGCGACAATTCTTCGAGAAAAAACCCGGATCCATAAAAGCGCATATGATGCCGGTCATGATGTCTTATGTAATGGACAGTGCCTTAGACAATCTGGTCGACAAGTGGGGGGGAGAGGTTCAATAG